The sequence gtgatctcctcgcagtagtatatagccccctgtgctctcctcctgtagtatatagcccctgtgaggtctccccagtagtatataggcccctgtgctctccccccagtattatatagcccccatgtgctcttccacagtagtatatagccccctgtgatctccccctgtagtatatagcccccctgtgcgctctgcccttatagatagcccccagacaaaaaaaacaaaaaacaaaccccaactcacctagcacctcgctcccccgctgcgcctgtcttctcttctcctgtcggtccgCCCCCCGGCTGATACGTCAGGTATACCCcgggtgtccctcagtgtccccctgccatcatcctctccagcagccacagcccgcacagctctggaagtcgggttgtgacatcaccattttatccaggaagtgacatcaccattttatccaggaagtgaagccttgatgcagtagtaagtgcagggaaaaaagcactttaagtgcattccctgtaataagtgtatattgggttttgtataacttttgtgggtgcaatacaatactttaataaaatttttcgccgcaCTTCTCCTCAGCGTAAAGTAAATATTAAATGGACAGATGAGTGGTAAAGTATGTATAGAGTTTATGATGGTTTATAAATGTTTTTGTAATCTTCTATTTTGAAAATGTTGATTTTTACCAAaatgaataatatttttttatgtttcaatTTAAAGGCTGCAATATTTTTAATTTAGttattgtctatttttttttctaataaaatggAGAGAAGAAACTACACGGTACATGTATTCATCCTTGTTGGATTTTCTACTTCTCCTCAACTCAAGTATCTCTTATTTGTGATCTTTCTCTTTATCTTTATGATATCGCTGCTGGCTCACATGTTTATAATCCTTATATACAGATTCAGCCCGAATCTTCATACTCCTATGTACTTTTTGCTTGCCAATTTCTCCATTTTGGAGATAGGTTACATATCAACTATAAGCCCAAAAATGTTGATCAACCTTGTATCTCAAAACACCATCACCTTCTATGAATGCGCCCTACAGATGTCCTGTTATCTATTGCTGGCCAGTGCAGAGTGTTATATGCTGGCAGTTATAGCGTATGATCGATATAACGCTATATGCCATCCTTTGCTATATAATGTACTTATGAGAAGGATTGTTTGTATCAGGCTGGTCATTGGTTGTTGGTTTGTTGGGCTTTATGTGAGTATTCTACAACCTTTGCTTATATTTTTATTGCCCTTCTGCAAGTCGAATAGAATCAACCATTTTTTCTGTGATATTACACCATTATTAAGTCTAGCCTGTAATAACACGCAGTTTAATGAAATTATCCTGCTTATAATGACTGTTATTGTTGTTGTGGTACCTTTTATGTTAACAGTAATTTCTTATGCCAACATCATGTGGACAATAATCAACCACCATTCTGCGGGGACGAGGAAAAAAGCTTTCTCCACTTGTACCTCCCACTTCATAGTTGTTGCTATATCTTATGGGGCGGCCTCTATTATGTACTTGAGACCAAGGTCAAGTTATGGAATGAATGGAGAAAAGTTTTTGTCCCTCCTGTATGCTATTATTGCCCCTTTAATGAATCCTTTCATATATAGTTTGAGGAATAATGATGTAAAAAACGCAGTTAAAAAGCTAAAATGTGAAATAGCTCAGGATGGTGGGTAAAGAagtgtatgaggctatgttcaccaaCATCTTTTaattctgaggctatgttcacacaacgtccaaaaaaagaaaaaggattccgctagagatgagcgaaccgggttcgggttcgagtccatccgaacccgaacgatcggcatttgattagtggcggctgctgaacttggataaagctctaaggttgtctggaaaacatggatacagccaatgactactgtatatccatgatttccacatagccttagggctttatccaagttcagcagccaccgctaatcaaatgccgaaagttcgggtttggatggactcgagcatgctccaggttcgctcatctctagagtccgctttttgtgtttaaaaacatGTCCATCActttaattggcttgactaaaatgcattgaagtctatggaataacggacgtcttttttacacattgtattgaatgacggacgtcttttaagGCGGACGTATTCAATACAACGTgtgaaaaagacatccgttattccattgattcattgaagtcaatgggaagacagacatccaatgcacacaatgcattgaataacgaacaattttgccgcggacatcaaaataatcaacatgatcattatttccggatgtcctttgcaaacagcggacacttTTTCTTAGTTGTTTACATACaggttttcttttgtcaccgttctttctctattTTTACTACTAaacttaatggacttttcaaataagccgcaccaaaaggccaattagtaaaatAAAACCATGCCAAAAATAGAGAAAtggcggacgattttgatattttaaaatgtccatttttgctgtgatttaactgactgcaacggcaatgcattgaagtcaatgggaagactgacgtccaatgcacacaatgcattgaataatggacgtttttaccgcagacgtcaaaataatgaacatgatcattatttttggacgtcttttgcaaacagcggacttttttattagttgttcacacaggttttttttgtcATCGTTCTtcttctgtttttactattaaattcaatggattttttaattaagccgcacccaaagtccaattagtaatcccaaactagagtaatgtaccaacggccgtcattgctgttggtacattaccaacaggggaggccaggctgctaaatgacgtccgttattttaaactcaaaatgacgggcgtcattttaaactgagcttaaaaaacgttttgtgaacataggctatggctttgttcacacaaagtctaaaaaaggaaaaaagtgtcagtttttgtgtttaaaaagatgtccgttattgcatcattttaagtggattgactaaaatgcattaaagtctatggaataacagacgtcttttt is a genomic window of Dendropsophus ebraccatus isolate aDenEbr1 chromosome 12, aDenEbr1.pat, whole genome shotgun sequence containing:
- the LOC138768646 gene encoding olfactory receptor 10AG1-like, yielding MERRNYTVHVFILVGFSTSPQLKYLLFVIFLFIFMISLLAHMFIILIYRFSPNLHTPMYFLLANFSILEIGYISTISPKMLINLVSQNTITFYECALQMSCYLLLASAECYMLAVIAYDRYNAICHPLLYNVLMRRIVCIRLVIGCWFVGLYVSILQPLLIFLLPFCKSNRINHFFCDITPLLSLACNNTQFNEIILLIMTVIVVVVPFMLTVISYANIMWTIINHHSAGTRKKAFSTCTSHFIVVAISYGAASIMYLRPRSSYGMNGEKFLSLLYAIIAPLMNPFIYSLRNNDVKNAVKKLKCEIAQDGG